The following are encoded in a window of Primulina eburnea isolate SZY01 chromosome 4, ASM2296580v1, whole genome shotgun sequence genomic DNA:
- the LOC140830958 gene encoding L-ascorbate peroxidase, cytosolic-like: MLPHFASLALFVLVLSTLAVSPARVHTFAFRTVGSLHSKEAAKMVKNYPTVSEEYLKAVEKAKKKLRGFIAEKNCAPLMLRLGWHSAGTYDQCSKTGGPFGTMRFKVEQGHTANNGIDIAVRLLEPIKEQFPILSYADFYQLAGVVAVEITGGPEVPFHPGRPDKLEAPKEGRLPDATKGSDHLRDVFVKQMGLSDQDIVALSGGHTLGRCHKERSGFEGPWTANPLIFDNSYFKELLSGDKEGLLQLPSDKALLTDPVFRPLVEKYAADEDAFFEDYAESHLKLSELGFAED; this comes from the exons atgctcccacactTCGCATCTCTTGCTTTGTTTGTGCTTGTGCTCTCCACACTCGCAGTCTCTCCAGCTAGGGTTCATACATTTGCTTTCCGGACCGTTGGATCTCTCCATTCTAAG GAAGCCGCGAAAATGGTGAAGAATTACCCGACTGTGAGTGAGGAGTATCTGAAGGCTGTTGAGAAAGCAAAGAAGAAGCTTAGGGGATTCATCGCTGAGAAGAATTGTGCTCCGCTCATGCTCCGACTTGG ATGGCACTCTGCTGGAACATATGATCAGTGCAGCAAGACTGGAGGTCCTTTTGGAACAATGAGATTCAAGGTTGAGCAGGGACATACTGCCAACAATGGTATTGACATTGCCGTTAGGCTGTTGGAGCCCATCAAGGAGCAATTCCCCATCCTTTCTTATGCTGATTTCTATCAG TTGGCTGGAGTTGTTGCTGTAGAAATTACTGGAGGGCCTGAAGTTCCCTTCCACCCAGGAAGGCCT GACAAGTTGGAGGCTCCTAAGGAAGGTCGCCTGCCTGATGCTACAAAGG GCTCTGACCATTTAAGGGATGTTTTTGTCAAACAAATGGGACTGAGTGATCAAGATATTGTTGCACTCTCTGGTGGCCACACTCTG GGAAGATGTCACAAGGAACGCTCTGGATTCGAGGGACCTTGGACTGCTAACCCCCTTATCTTTGATAATTCTTACTTTAA GGAGCTTCTGAGTGGAGACAAAGAAGGGCTTTTGCAGTTGCCATCAGACAAGGCACTTCTTACCGACCCCGTCTTCCGCCCTCTCGTTGAAAAATATGCTGCA GATGAGGATGCCTTCTTTGAAGATTATGCTGAGTCTCACCTGAAGCTCTCCGAGTTGGG ATTTGCCGAGGACTAG